Proteins co-encoded in one Salvia splendens isolate huo1 chromosome 4, SspV2, whole genome shotgun sequence genomic window:
- the LOC121801594 gene encoding IRK-interacting protein-like, which produces MKSMATSSSSSSKASLSPNHPPHFTPIEEGNEEEEFSQARMSYRATPASDYMEKRDSDYTHFPTPLNSERSRRSSSSKTARQESDEASGVSCNKCRPSNRERLSVVPLEGKLSMASPNGIFKSVLASLALKRSPKSSEREEHWKIAVAELSNKLTQATRRRDEAVLEASKLKYSMADLEKKLNKLEIYCHSLKSELETCNFNNNQQHKSMNYKQIKMGDPSKVIEHFLVSVSETRTSVRFLGRALGLQLRQMGPKVYDRIAMLLQPYDIKISMSRNPRALVLYLEALLNRAFFEDFESAGFHKSGPSPILNPIDRCESNFAMFSRLQELTWEEVLNKGTRHFSEDFSKFCDRKMSDIVALLGWNRAWPEPLLQAFFVASKAVWLVHLLANSLHPGLPIFRVDKGVGFDPVYMEDMGGDKARKLVPAMVRIMVTPGFYVYDNVVKCKVLCRYYNNNGVSASHILDLGFTPSPS; this is translated from the exons ATGAAATCCATGgcgacttcatcttcttcttcctccaaaGCCTCGCTCTCCCCGAATCACCCTCCCCACTTCACTCCG ATTGAAGAGGGCAACGAGGAAGAGGAATTCTCACAGGCGAGGATGAGTTACAGAGCAACTCCCGCCAGCGACTACATGGAGAAACGAGACAGCGATTACACGCACTTCCCGACGCCGCTGAATTCCGAGAGGAGCCGccgaagcagcagcagcaaaaCGGCGAGGCAGGAGAGTGACGAGGCGAGCGGCGTGTCGTGCAACAAGTGCAGGCCTAGCAATAGGGAGAGGTTGTCGGTTGTTCCGTTGGAGGGCAAGCTTTCGATGGCTAGCCCCAACGGCATTTTCAAATCTGTTTTAGCCTCTCTCGCGCTCAAGCGGAGCCCTAAGTCGTCTGAGCGGGAGGAGCACTGGAAGATCGCGGTGGCGGAGCTCTCCAATAAGCTCACCCAGGCGACCCGGCGCCGCGACGAGGCCGTTCTAGAAGCTTCCAAGCTCAAGTACTCCATGGCCGACCTCGAGAAGAAGCTCAACAAGCTCGAAATCTACTGCCACAGCTTGAAATCCGAGCTCGAAACCTGCAATTTCAATAACAACCAGCAGCATAAATCGATGAATTACAAGCAAATCAAAATGGGGGATCCCTCAAAAGTGATCGAGCATTTCTTGGTGTCGGTTTCGGAGACGCGGACTTCGGTCCGTTTCTTGGGCCGGGCCCTGGGCCTTCAGCTCCGACAGATGGGCCCGAAAGTATACGACCGGATCGCTATGCTTCTGCAGCCTTACGACATCAAGATTTCCATGTCGAGGAACCCTCGGGCGCTGGTGTTGTACCTGGAGGCCTTGCTGAACAGAGCATTCTTCGAGGATTTCGAGTCGGCCGGATTCCACAAGAGCGGGCCGAGCCCGATTCTGAACCCCATCGACCGCTGCGAATCCAACTTTGCCATGTTCAGCCGGCTGCAGGAGCTCACGTGGGAGGAGGTCCTCAACAAAGGGACCAGGCATTTCAGTGAGGATTTCAGCAAGTTCTGCGACCGGAAGATGAGCGACATTGTGGCTCTCTTGGGCTGGAATCGGGCCTGGCCTGAACCCCTCTTGCAGGCCTTTTTCGTGGCCTCCAAGGCCGTGTGGCTCGTGCACCTTCTGGCTAACTCGTTACACCCGGGGCTGCCCATTTTCCGGGTCGATAAGGGGGTCGGGTTTGACCCGGTGTACATGGAGGATATGGGCGGGGACAAGGCTAGGAAGCTCGTCCCCGCCATGGTTCGGATCATGGTCACTCCCGGTTTCTATGTGTACGATAACGTCGTTAAGTGCAAGGTGCTATGTAGGTATTATAACAATAACGGAGTTAGTGCTAGCCATATCTTGGACCTGGGCTTCACCCCATCCCCGTCCTAG